A genomic stretch from Coffea arabica cultivar ET-39 chromosome 10c, Coffea Arabica ET-39 HiFi, whole genome shotgun sequence includes:
- the LOC113714423 gene encoding gibberellin 20 oxidase 3-like, whose amino-acid sequence MDLSASNSTHSFSNMEDFFSISAKTTSIPKEYIWPKKDLVLADQELQEPVVDLQGFLRGDWEATRHAARLVRAACLKHGFFQVINHGVDSHLIRMAHHQAKAFFKLPFSEKRKGQQQLGSKWGFSVAHAHRFSTKLPWKEMLTFGFPHEGSNAVVVDFFESFFGEGFEETGLVFQRYCEAVKKLSLAIMEILGISLGIDQYYFREYFEDGNAIVRANFYPTCPEPGLTLGIGPHSDPTSVTILHQDEVGGLEVFVDNKWRSIRPRHDAFVINLGDTFMALTNGMYKSCLHRAVVKKHQERISLTYFLCPREDKMIKPPQDLISSIEDEPRKYPDFTWFDFLRYTSEHYRADETTLQNFTKWFTSFNP is encoded by the exons ATGGATTTGAGCGCCTCAAACTCAACGCATTCCTTCTCAAATATGGAGGATTTCTTTAGCATTTCTGCTAAAACCACCAGCATACCAAAAGAATATATTTGGCCCAAGAAGGACTTAGTTCTTGCTgaccaagaacttcaagaaccaGTGGTGGATCTTCAAGGGTTCCTTAGAGGTGATTGGGAGGCAACTCGGCACGCTGCCAGACTTGTTAGAGCTGCTTGTTTGAAGCATGGTTTCTTCCAAGTGATCAATCATGGGGTCGATTCTCACCTCATTAGGATGGCTCATCATCAAGCTAAAGCCTTTTTTAAGCTTCCCTTTTCTGAAAAAAGGAAGGGTCAGCAGCAGCTTGGGAGCAAATGGGGTTTTTCAGTTGCCCATGCTCATCGTTTTTCTACGAAGTTGCCATGGAAGGAAATGCTGACGTTTGGTTTCCCTCATGAGGGCTCTAATGCTGTTGTCGTTGATTTTTTTGAGTCATTCTTTGGGGAAGGTTTTGAAGAGACAGG ACTGGTTTTCCAGAGATATTGCGAGGCTGTGAAGAAACTATCTCTTGCAAttatggaaattcttggaatcaGTCTGGGAATTGATCAGTACTACTTCAGAGAATATTTTGAGGATGGCAATGCTATTGTGAGAGCGAACTTCTATCCGACTTGTCCAGAACCTGGATTAACCCTTGGCATTGGACCACATAGTGACCCGACATCTGTGACTATTCTTCATCAAGATGAAGTTGGAGGATTAGAAGTCTTTGTGGACAACAAATGGAGATCCATTCGACCAAGGCATGATGCATTTGTCATCAACCTTGGTGACACTTTCATG GCATTAACAAATGGAATGTACAAGAGTTGCTTGCACAGAGCAGTGGTGAAGAAACACCAGGAGCGAATATCATTGACGTATTTTCTGTGCCCAAGAGAGGACAAAATGATAAAACCTCCGCAAGATCTGATCAGCAGCATAGAAGATGAGCCAAGAAAGTACCCAGACTTCACATGGTTTGATTTTCTTCGCTACACTTCTGAGCACTACAGAGCAGATGAAACTAccctccaaaatttcaccaaatggTTTACTTCTTTTAACCCTTAG